Proteins co-encoded in one Pseudarthrobacter chlorophenolicus A6 genomic window:
- a CDS encoding MFS transporter, giving the protein MTAPRAWLIWTVGVFGYLVAVSQRTSFGVVGLEATERFHASASAISFFTVLQLLVYAALQIPVGLLVDRFGSRAMIAGGAVLMGLGQFQLAFADSIPGGVLGRVLVGAGDAMTFISVIRLIPLWFAPARVPLVTQLTGMSGQLGQLISVIPFAFVLHSAGWTPAFLMLAGMSAVAVVLVVVLLQDVPPGVERPTSQQGLKATGVSLARAWRQPGTRLGMWSHFTIQFSGTVFAMTWGYPFLISGQGLDAGTVASLMALYVAAAMAVGPFIGRFVSRHPLRRSTMVLLIAAVTAAAWAAVLLIPGRAPLWLLAILVVALAIGGPGSMIGFDFARTFNPAHRIGTATGIVNVGGFIAALTAIFLIGVVLDVLYASGFSNGVLYGLDPFRIALSIQFLLLGLGTAAVIGCRRKVRRRMAEQGVVVPPLRTALARQRRENLARRNQNTPTDD; this is encoded by the coding sequence GTGACTGCACCCCGCGCCTGGCTGATTTGGACCGTCGGTGTTTTCGGGTACCTGGTTGCTGTATCCCAGCGCACGTCCTTCGGCGTGGTGGGACTGGAGGCCACCGAGCGGTTCCATGCCAGCGCATCGGCGATCTCTTTCTTCACCGTCCTCCAGCTGCTGGTCTATGCGGCCCTGCAGATCCCCGTGGGGCTCCTGGTGGACCGGTTCGGTTCACGGGCCATGATCGCCGGCGGCGCGGTCCTGATGGGCCTGGGCCAGTTTCAGCTCGCCTTTGCCGACAGCATTCCCGGCGGCGTCCTGGGCCGCGTCCTGGTGGGCGCCGGTGATGCCATGACCTTTATCTCCGTGATCCGGCTGATCCCGTTGTGGTTCGCGCCGGCCAGGGTTCCCCTCGTCACACAGCTGACCGGCATGTCCGGCCAGCTGGGCCAGCTCATCAGTGTGATCCCCTTCGCCTTCGTCCTGCACTCGGCCGGCTGGACGCCCGCGTTCCTGATGCTCGCCGGCATGTCCGCTGTGGCCGTAGTGCTGGTGGTGGTCCTGCTGCAGGACGTACCGCCCGGCGTCGAACGGCCCACATCGCAGCAGGGGCTGAAGGCGACCGGAGTGTCGCTGGCACGGGCATGGCGCCAGCCCGGCACCCGGCTGGGAATGTGGAGCCACTTCACCATCCAGTTCAGTGGAACCGTGTTCGCCATGACGTGGGGCTACCCGTTCCTGATCTCCGGACAGGGCCTGGACGCCGGCACTGTTGCGTCCCTCATGGCGCTCTATGTGGCTGCGGCGATGGCGGTGGGCCCGTTCATTGGCCGCTTCGTTTCCCGGCACCCGCTGCGGCGCTCCACGATGGTCCTGCTCATCGCGGCGGTGACGGCGGCCGCCTGGGCGGCGGTCCTGCTCATCCCGGGCCGTGCTCCGCTCTGGCTGCTGGCCATCCTGGTGGTGGCCCTGGCCATCGGCGGCCCCGGGTCCATGATCGGTTTCGACTTCGCCCGGACCTTCAACCCTGCGCACCGCATCGGCACCGCCACCGGGATCGTGAACGTTGGCGGCTTTATCGCTGCCCTGACGGCCATCTTCCTCATCGGGGTTGTCCTGGACGTCCTTTACGCCAGCGGCTTCTCCAACGGCGTCCTCTACGGGCTTGATCCGTTCCGCATTGCCTTGAGCATCCAGTTCCTGCTGCTGGGGCTCGGCACGGCCGCCGTCATCGGGTGCCGGCGCAAGGTCCGGCGCCGGATGGCCGAGCAGGGCGTGGTGGTACCGCCGCTGCGGACGGCCCTTGCCAGGCAGCGCCGCGAGAACCTGGCCCGGCGCAACCAGAACACCCCCACGGACGACTGA
- a CDS encoding DUF4192 domain-containing protein, whose protein sequence is MTAPERLTVTGPADILGFIPHSLGYWPSDSLVAMTMHGRQLGATLRLDLPAPEADAAPEHYLQAVRGYLDADTNADGTLLAVFTSDTHLAAGTYGRLLAGLAPVLDQAGMPVRDAWYVGGDYWRDAFCLDADCCPGPGRPVQEIRDSALNAEMVYRGSSVGPAPERRETAARPVSAMHRAAAMEAEEEWERGLAPRRRSLAQFRLVLDVWEDLLARPAALPWVPDVDRDGFLSASLLVPHWRDAVLVMSAAGRKAAEGGVEGLHFLDDALQLEAISPLAVSGNDTGTPGGPGGPGSSAGECWGLERLHAAYRAEPVPVDGEVPNYGAVLMGIAPAAPDWAGMDGLDRILAELAALNGQAAAAALTGRGWISWCRGRGSYAARYLRDAMTAQPGYRLAELILELVGRGSICGWAARKESAWQKFGPGAAA, encoded by the coding sequence ATGACAGCTCCCGAAAGACTCACCGTCACCGGCCCCGCGGATATCCTCGGTTTCATTCCGCATTCGCTGGGCTACTGGCCTTCCGACAGCCTCGTGGCCATGACCATGCACGGCAGGCAGCTTGGCGCCACGCTTCGATTGGACCTTCCGGCGCCTGAAGCGGATGCCGCGCCGGAGCACTATCTGCAGGCGGTGCGCGGCTACCTTGATGCCGACACGAATGCCGACGGCACGCTGCTGGCCGTGTTCACCAGCGACACCCACCTGGCCGCAGGGACTTATGGCCGGCTGTTGGCCGGCCTCGCGCCCGTGCTGGACCAGGCCGGCATGCCGGTCCGCGACGCCTGGTACGTCGGCGGGGACTACTGGCGGGACGCGTTTTGCCTTGATGCCGACTGCTGCCCGGGGCCCGGACGTCCCGTCCAGGAAATCCGTGACAGCGCACTGAACGCGGAAATGGTGTACCGCGGAAGCAGTGTGGGACCCGCGCCGGAACGGCGTGAAACCGCTGCCCGGCCGGTTTCCGCCATGCACCGGGCCGCAGCCATGGAGGCTGAAGAAGAGTGGGAACGCGGGCTGGCGCCGCGGCGCCGCAGCCTGGCACAGTTCCGGCTGGTCCTGGATGTGTGGGAGGACCTTCTGGCCCGGCCCGCCGCGCTGCCCTGGGTGCCGGATGTTGACCGCGACGGTTTCCTGTCCGCCTCCCTCCTGGTCCCGCACTGGCGGGACGCTGTGCTGGTGATGAGCGCAGCTGGGAGGAAGGCGGCCGAGGGCGGTGTTGAGGGACTCCATTTCCTCGACGATGCCCTCCAGCTGGAGGCAATCAGCCCGCTGGCAGTTTCGGGCAACGACACCGGCACGCCCGGTGGTCCGGGTGGGCCAGGCAGCAGCGCAGGGGAGTGCTGGGGGCTTGAACGACTTCACGCGGCGTACCGTGCGGAGCCGGTGCCTGTTGACGGGGAAGTGCCCAACTACGGGGCGGTCCTGATGGGAATTGCGCCCGCCGCCCCGGACTGGGCGGGCATGGACGGGTTGGACCGCATCCTGGCGGAGTTGGCAGCGTTAAACGGCCAGGCGGCCGCAGCGGCGCTGACCGGCCGTGGCTGGATCTCATGGTGCCGTGGCCGGGGCTCCTACGCAGCCCGGTACCTGCGTGACGCGATGACCGCCCAGCCCGGGTACCGGCTGGCGGAACTGATCCTGGAGCTGGTGGGACGTGGATCCATTTGCGGGTGGGCGGCCAGGAAGGAATCCGCCTGGCAGAAGTTCGGTCCCGGAGCCGCTGCGTGA
- a CDS encoding RNA polymerase sigma factor has protein sequence MTPSSTKKDPAAQDNLSAEEKQAATNAKRAATRAANKASSGADGKPEPKKRGPKPGAKAAAEAANKASADDADDVEDVEEDPDESLLEGAEAAEESEATTAKGAVGSGKGFVYSDADDDDAPVQQVMSAGATADPVKDYLKQIGKVALLNAEQEVDLALRIEAGLFAEEKIAADDGSMEPKYKRELEFIIHDGKRAKNHLLEANLRLVVSLAKRYTGRGMLFLDLIQEGNLGLIRAVEKFDYTKGFKFSTYATWWIRQAITRAMADQARTIRIPVHMVEVINKLARVQRQMLQDLGREPTPEELALELDMTPEKVVEVQKYGREPISLHTPLGEDGDSEFGDLIEDSEAVVPADAVSFTLLQEQLHSVLDTLSEREAGVVAMRFGLTDGQPKTLDEIGKVYGVTRERIRQIESKTMSKLRHPSRSQVLRDYLD, from the coding sequence GTGACCCCGTCTTCCACGAAGAAGGACCCCGCCGCCCAGGACAATCTGTCCGCCGAGGAGAAGCAGGCTGCGACCAACGCCAAGCGGGCCGCTACCCGGGCAGCCAACAAGGCTTCCTCCGGCGCGGACGGCAAGCCCGAGCCCAAGAAGCGCGGGCCCAAGCCCGGCGCCAAGGCAGCCGCTGAGGCCGCCAACAAGGCTTCTGCCGACGACGCTGACGACGTTGAGGACGTCGAGGAGGATCCCGACGAGAGCCTCCTGGAAGGCGCCGAGGCCGCTGAAGAGAGCGAAGCCACCACTGCCAAGGGTGCCGTTGGCAGCGGCAAGGGCTTTGTCTACTCTGACGCCGACGACGACGACGCCCCCGTCCAGCAGGTCATGTCGGCGGGTGCCACTGCCGACCCCGTCAAGGACTACCTGAAGCAGATCGGCAAGGTGGCACTGCTCAACGCTGAGCAGGAAGTGGACCTTGCCCTGCGGATCGAAGCCGGCCTGTTCGCCGAAGAGAAGATCGCCGCTGACGACGGTTCCATGGAGCCGAAGTACAAGCGCGAACTCGAATTCATCATCCACGACGGCAAGCGCGCCAAGAACCACCTGCTGGAGGCCAACCTCCGCCTGGTGGTCTCGCTGGCCAAGCGCTACACCGGCCGCGGCATGCTCTTCCTGGACCTGATCCAGGAAGGCAACCTGGGCCTGATCCGCGCTGTGGAGAAGTTCGACTACACCAAGGGCTTCAAGTTCTCCACGTACGCCACGTGGTGGATCCGCCAGGCCATCACCCGTGCCATGGCCGACCAGGCCCGCACCATCCGTATCCCGGTGCACATGGTGGAAGTCATCAACAAGCTGGCCCGCGTCCAGCGCCAGATGCTGCAGGACCTGGGCCGCGAACCCACGCCCGAGGAACTGGCACTAGAACTGGACATGACGCCCGAAAAGGTTGTCGAGGTCCAGAAGTACGGCCGCGAACCCATCTCCCTCCACACCCCGCTGGGTGAAGACGGCGACTCCGAGTTCGGCGACCTCATCGAGGACTCCGAAGCCGTGGTTCCCGCCGACGCCGTAAGCTTCACGCTGCTGCAGGAGCAGCTGCACTCCGTTCTGGACACACTGTCCGAACGCGAAGCCGGCGTAGTGGCCATGCGCTTCGGCCTGACCGACGGACAGCCGAAGACTTTAGACGAAATCGGCAAGGTCTACGGAGTCACGCGCGAGCGGATCCGCCAGATCGAATCGAAGACCATGTCCAAGCTGCGCCACCCGTCACGCTCGCAGGTGCTGCGCGACTACCTCGACTAG
- a CDS encoding DUF7455 domain-containing protein: MTTAVADRTLNALDRCDRCGAQAYVRVVLESSGGELLFCGHHARAVEATLKPLSSDWHDETAKLHQKEAVEID, encoded by the coding sequence ATGACAACAGCAGTGGCAGACCGCACACTCAACGCACTCGACCGGTGCGACCGTTGCGGAGCTCAAGCGTATGTCCGGGTTGTACTCGAGTCCTCCGGCGGTGAGCTGCTCTTCTGCGGCCACCACGCCCGTGCCGTCGAAGCGACGCTCAAGCCCCTGAGCTCGGACTGGCACGATGAGACGGCCAAGCTTCACCAGAAGGAAGCCGTGGAAATCGACTAG
- a CDS encoding DNA gyrase/topoisomerase IV subunit B — protein MAPSSEYTARHLSVLEGLEAVRKRPGMYIGSTDSRGLMHCLWEIIDNSVDEALAGFGHDIRIILHADNSVEIHDDGRGIPIDKEPKTGLTGVEVVFTKLHAGGKFGGGSYTASGGLHGVGASVVNALSSRLDVEVDRGGKTYRMSFRRGEPGRFKDVGSKTDPAAAFTPFVDDSVLDIVGKAKRGVTGTRIRYWADRQIFTPDAKFSYDELAARARQTSFLVPGLKLTVRDERRVPGTAGEAGPHEEVFHHDGGISEFVDFLAADPPVTDVWRLHGSGKFKETVPVLDERGHSQLAEVERDCEVDVALRWGIGYDSTVRSFVNIISTPKGGTHQSGFEQALVKTFRKAVETNARKLKAGNDKIEKDDIFAGLTAVLTVRLAEPQFEGQTKEILGTSAVRAIVAKVVEREIVAKLNSANRNDKAQSALLLEKIVSEMKSRISARVHKETQRRKNALETSSMPTKLADCRTDDVERSELFIVEGDSALGTAKLARSSDFQALLPIRGKILNVQKASVGDMLSNAECAALIQVVGAGSGRSFDISAARYGKVILMTDADVDGAHIRTLLLTLFFRYMRPMIEEGRVFAAVPPLHRVEVVNAGQKANEMIYTYSEAELHVLLARLAKEGKRYKEPIQRYKGLGEMDAEQLAETTMDPRHRMLRKVGIAELEEAEKTFDLLMGSDVSPRKDFIIAGAASLDRERIDA, from the coding sequence GTGGCACCAAGCTCTGAGTACACCGCCCGGCATCTGTCAGTCCTGGAAGGCCTGGAGGCCGTCCGCAAGCGCCCGGGCATGTACATCGGCTCAACCGACTCGCGCGGCCTGATGCACTGCCTTTGGGAAATCATCGACAACTCGGTGGATGAGGCCCTGGCTGGCTTTGGCCACGACATCCGCATCATCCTGCATGCGGACAACTCCGTGGAGATCCACGACGACGGCCGCGGCATCCCCATCGACAAGGAACCCAAGACGGGACTCACCGGCGTCGAGGTGGTCTTTACGAAGCTGCACGCCGGCGGCAAGTTCGGCGGCGGTTCCTACACCGCCTCCGGCGGCCTGCACGGCGTGGGCGCCTCGGTGGTCAACGCGCTGTCGTCCAGGCTGGACGTGGAGGTTGACCGGGGCGGCAAGACTTACCGGATGTCCTTCCGCAGGGGTGAGCCCGGGCGCTTCAAGGATGTTGGCAGCAAGACCGACCCGGCAGCCGCGTTCACCCCGTTCGTTGACGACTCGGTGCTCGACATCGTCGGCAAGGCCAAGCGCGGCGTCACTGGCACCCGCATCCGCTACTGGGCTGACCGCCAGATCTTCACGCCGGACGCGAAGTTCTCCTACGACGAACTGGCTGCGCGTGCACGGCAGACGTCGTTCCTGGTGCCGGGCCTGAAACTGACCGTCCGCGACGAACGCAGGGTGCCCGGGACCGCGGGCGAGGCCGGCCCGCATGAAGAGGTGTTCCACCACGACGGCGGCATCTCCGAGTTTGTCGACTTCCTGGCCGCGGACCCGCCGGTGACCGACGTCTGGCGGCTGCACGGTTCGGGCAAGTTCAAGGAAACCGTCCCCGTCCTCGATGAGCGGGGCCACAGCCAGCTGGCAGAGGTGGAACGTGACTGTGAGGTGGACGTGGCCCTGCGGTGGGGCATCGGCTACGACAGCACCGTCCGCAGCTTCGTCAATATCATCTCAACGCCGAAGGGTGGAACTCACCAGTCCGGCTTCGAGCAGGCGCTCGTGAAGACCTTCCGCAAGGCTGTGGAAACCAACGCCCGCAAGCTCAAGGCCGGCAATGACAAGATCGAAAAGGACGACATCTTTGCCGGCCTGACGGCAGTCCTCACCGTGCGTCTTGCCGAGCCGCAGTTCGAAGGCCAGACCAAGGAAATCCTTGGCACTTCTGCCGTCCGCGCCATTGTGGCGAAAGTGGTGGAGCGGGAGATCGTTGCCAAGCTGAACTCCGCCAACCGCAACGACAAAGCGCAGTCCGCCCTGCTGCTCGAGAAGATCGTCAGCGAGATGAAATCGCGCATCTCGGCCCGCGTGCACAAGGAGACCCAGCGGCGCAAGAACGCGCTGGAAACCTCTTCGATGCCCACCAAGCTGGCAGACTGCCGCACGGACGACGTCGAACGTTCCGAACTCTTTATCGTGGAAGGCGACTCGGCGCTGGGAACTGCCAAGCTGGCACGGTCCTCCGATTTTCAAGCGCTGCTGCCCATCCGCGGCAAGATCCTCAACGTGCAGAAAGCGTCGGTGGGGGACATGCTTTCCAACGCCGAATGCGCGGCCCTCATCCAGGTGGTGGGTGCAGGGTCCGGCCGCAGCTTCGACATCAGCGCGGCCCGTTACGGCAAGGTCATCCTGATGACCGATGCCGACGTGGACGGGGCGCATATCCGCACGCTGCTGCTGACGCTCTTCTTCCGTTACATGCGCCCGATGATCGAGGAGGGGAGGGTGTTCGCCGCCGTCCCGCCGCTGCACCGGGTGGAGGTGGTCAACGCCGGGCAGAAGGCCAACGAGATGATCTACACCTACTCGGAGGCGGAGCTGCACGTGCTGCTGGCCCGGCTGGCCAAGGAAGGCAAGCGCTACAAGGAACCCATCCAGCGGTACAAGGGCCTGGGTGAAATGGACGCGGAGCAACTGGCCGAGACCACCATGGACCCCCGGCACCGGATGCTCCGCAAAGTGGGGATCGCGGAACTGGAAGAGGCCGAGAAGACCTTTGACCTGCTGATGGGCTCTGATGTGTCCCCGCGCAAGGACTTCATCATCGCCGGCGCCGCAAGCCTGGACCGGGAGCGCATCGACGCCTGA
- a CDS encoding M56 family metallopeptidase, whose product MFWASYLLAVLAIILAWPVPILLSRAQWPARSPFTAMVLWQAIALAGGLSMIGAMLVYGLEPIGDNLIAGLRSLAGMVLFNAPTTALGFWHIFALSAAALLTAHLVFTLLLTYYRIQRQRRRHRELLALLASPSSQDTGTLVISHDSPVAYCLPGGARSVTVLSDGLMAALEPAELQAVLTHENAHLSQRHHLLLWAFAAWRQALPWLPTTRLAQESVSSLIEMLADDVALRTASKATLIKAIAIVASGSPAGPNGHGASQAAPGMALSGLDAAAGTAGSDSARTTASRVSRLLSPQTELPRAARSLVLTACVLLLAIPTALLVVPGLLG is encoded by the coding sequence ATGTTCTGGGCCTCATACCTGCTGGCGGTCCTGGCGATCATACTGGCGTGGCCGGTACCCATCCTGCTGTCGCGCGCGCAGTGGCCCGCGAGGTCGCCGTTTACTGCGATGGTGCTCTGGCAGGCCATCGCCCTGGCAGGTGGCCTGTCAATGATCGGTGCCATGCTGGTGTACGGCCTCGAACCCATCGGGGACAACCTGATCGCCGGGCTCCGGTCCCTGGCCGGCATGGTGCTCTTCAACGCCCCCACCACGGCCCTGGGGTTTTGGCATATTTTCGCCCTGTCTGCGGCAGCCCTGCTGACTGCCCACCTTGTCTTCACCCTGCTGCTGACTTATTACAGGATTCAGCGGCAGCGACGGCGCCACCGCGAGCTGCTGGCCCTGTTGGCGTCCCCCTCAAGCCAGGACACCGGCACATTGGTCATCAGCCATGACTCCCCGGTGGCCTATTGCCTGCCCGGCGGAGCCCGGTCGGTCACGGTCCTCTCCGACGGCCTCATGGCGGCCCTTGAGCCGGCAGAGCTCCAGGCCGTCCTGACCCACGAAAACGCCCACCTGAGCCAGCGGCACCACCTTCTGCTGTGGGCGTTCGCTGCGTGGCGCCAGGCCCTCCCCTGGCTGCCCACCACGCGCTTGGCGCAGGAGTCGGTGAGCTCGCTGATCGAAATGCTGGCCGACGACGTTGCCCTTCGGACCGCCAGCAAAGCCACACTCATCAAAGCAATCGCCATCGTGGCCAGCGGTTCGCCCGCCGGACCGAACGGTCACGGCGCCAGCCAGGCCGCCCCCGGGATGGCGCTGTCCGGCCTTGACGCTGCCGCGGGAACTGCGGGCTCCGACTCCGCCCGCACCACGGCGTCCCGTGTCAGCCGCCTGCTCTCGCCACAGACCGAACTGCCGCGGGCCGCACGGAGCCTGGTCCTCACCGCATGCGTGCTGTTGCTGGCGATCCCCACCGCCCTGCTGGTGGTCCCCGGCCTGCTGGGCTGA
- a CDS encoding BlaI/MecI/CopY family transcriptional regulator: protein MASLGELERAVMDLLWAGQEAATANTLRDQLARTSAAQGGPGHEGKELAVTTVLTVLSRLEKKGLVERERGTRPHRYQAVSSRADHTAELMHEVLGSAPDREAVLARFIGSVSEGEAETLRKLLGHV, encoded by the coding sequence ATGGCTAGTCTTGGTGAACTGGAACGGGCAGTGATGGACCTGCTCTGGGCGGGCCAGGAAGCAGCCACGGCCAACACTCTGCGGGACCAGCTGGCCCGCACGTCCGCCGCGCAGGGCGGCCCCGGCCACGAGGGCAAGGAACTCGCTGTTACCACTGTGCTGACGGTGCTGTCGCGGCTGGAAAAGAAGGGCCTTGTGGAGCGGGAACGCGGAACCCGTCCGCACCGCTACCAGGCCGTCTCCAGCCGGGCGGACCACACGGCCGAACTCATGCATGAGGTGCTGGGGTCGGCTCCGGACCGCGAAGCCGTCCTGGCCCGGTTCATCGGATCCGTCTCCGAAGGTGAAGCCGAAACGCTGCGTAAACTGCTGGGTCACGTCTAG
- a CDS encoding cytochrome ubiquinol oxidase subunit I has product MDALEIARWQFGITTVYHFMMVPLTIGLGLVVAVIQTAWHRTGKPEYLRMTKFWGKLFLINFIMGVATGIVQEFQFGMAWSEYSRFVGDVFGAPLALEALLAFFVESTFLGLWIFGWKQLKPGIHLACLWVAVIGSVFSAYFIIVANSWMQHPVGVEMIDGRPVMTDAWAVFTNNTALVAVPHTLFGALAVAGGFLLGIAWYHLWRRRRDGIDTVGADGKVVPGESATIPGRDRADHSVWIRSLRIGAVVAMISFAGTAVTGDLQGKLMFEQQPMKMAAAEAACHDGTGFSVLSIGNIGSQNCDDIVAVIEVPGILSFLAKGDFTTEVKGVNTLLPEYKENYGTHLPDNPIYGERAGQEIEYLPVMEVTYWGFRMMIGFGGLAALAAVVALWLTRKGTVPQSPWLMRLAIFGILAPFGANAAGWIFTEMGRQPFVVAPNPDPSGIDQVFMFTAAAVSPGVSAGELVASLVTLTAVYAVLLVVEVKLLVKYIRGGVVSAMPELAHVPADENEDETPGSGGPGGTKPADDVLAFAY; this is encoded by the coding sequence TTGGACGCCTTGGAAATCGCACGCTGGCAATTCGGCATCACCACCGTCTACCACTTCATGATGGTCCCGCTGACCATCGGCCTTGGCCTGGTGGTGGCCGTCATCCAGACCGCCTGGCACCGCACCGGCAAGCCCGAGTACCTGCGGATGACCAAGTTCTGGGGCAAGCTCTTCCTCATCAACTTCATCATGGGCGTGGCCACCGGCATCGTCCAGGAGTTCCAGTTCGGCATGGCCTGGAGCGAATACAGCCGGTTCGTCGGCGATGTGTTCGGGGCGCCGCTGGCCCTGGAAGCCCTGCTGGCCTTCTTTGTCGAGTCCACCTTCCTGGGGCTGTGGATCTTCGGCTGGAAGCAGCTGAAGCCGGGTATCCACCTGGCCTGCCTTTGGGTGGCGGTGATCGGATCGGTCTTCTCCGCCTACTTCATCATCGTGGCCAACAGCTGGATGCAGCACCCGGTGGGCGTCGAGATGATCGACGGGCGCCCGGTCATGACCGACGCCTGGGCCGTCTTCACCAACAACACCGCCCTCGTTGCCGTCCCGCACACCCTCTTTGGCGCCCTTGCGGTGGCCGGCGGCTTCCTGCTCGGCATCGCCTGGTACCACCTGTGGCGCCGGCGCCGCGACGGCATTGACACCGTGGGTGCCGACGGCAAGGTTGTTCCCGGCGAGTCCGCCACCATCCCCGGCCGTGACCGGGCAGACCACAGCGTTTGGATCCGCTCCCTCCGCATCGGCGCCGTAGTGGCCATGATCTCCTTCGCCGGAACCGCCGTCACCGGCGACCTGCAGGGCAAACTCATGTTCGAACAGCAGCCCATGAAGATGGCCGCAGCGGAAGCTGCCTGCCACGACGGCACTGGGTTCTCCGTGCTGAGCATCGGCAACATCGGATCCCAGAACTGCGACGACATCGTGGCCGTCATCGAAGTCCCCGGAATCCTGTCCTTCCTGGCCAAGGGTGATTTCACCACCGAGGTGAAGGGCGTGAACACGCTCCTGCCCGAGTACAAGGAGAACTACGGCACCCACCTGCCGGACAACCCCATCTACGGTGAGCGCGCCGGCCAGGAAATCGAGTACCTGCCGGTCATGGAGGTCACCTACTGGGGCTTCCGGATGATGATCGGCTTCGGCGGACTCGCCGCGCTGGCGGCCGTGGTGGCCCTGTGGCTGACCCGGAAGGGCACCGTGCCCCAGTCGCCGTGGCTCATGCGGCTTGCCATCTTCGGCATCCTCGCCCCGTTCGGTGCCAACGCCGCAGGCTGGATCTTCACCGAGATGGGCCGGCAGCCGTTCGTGGTGGCCCCCAACCCGGACCCAAGCGGCATCGACCAGGTATTCATGTTCACTGCCGCGGCCGTCTCGCCCGGGGTTTCTGCAGGCGAGCTGGTGGCTTCGCTGGTGACCCTCACAGCGGTCTACGCCGTGCTGCTGGTGGTGGAGGTCAAGCTGCTGGTGAAGTACATCCGCGGCGGCGTGGTGTCCGCCATGCCGGAACTGGCCCATGTCCCCGCCGATGAGAACGAGGACGAAACGCCGGGCTCCGGCGGACCGGGCGGCACCAAGCCCGCCGACGACGTCCTGGCCTTCGCCTACTAA
- the cydB gene encoding cytochrome d ubiquinol oxidase subunit II, which yields MELLPTIWFIAIAVLWTGYLFLEGFDLGVGMLMKIFARNNPERRVLLNTVGPVWDGNEVWLLTAGGATFAAFPLWYASLFSALYLPLLVVLVALIFRAVAFEYRGKVDTDRWRARWDWAIALGSFFAAFGVGAALALTTTGLPLNANGDREGGPFAWFSGYAVLGGVAVVGFSLVHALAFLALKTDGEVRHRARAWFVRLLPVLILPIAAWALSIQFLDGKPWTWALVVLAVAAAATAWLLARAGAEGKAFLALGAFLVLGTASIFGAVFPVVLPSTLDTAFDLTISNASSSDYTLGLMTVVAAFGLPLVIAYQAWTYWVFRRRVSTDSIPEAHSFLPAIAAKAFTTKA from the coding sequence ATGGAACTGCTGCCCACCATCTGGTTCATCGCCATTGCGGTGCTGTGGACCGGCTATCTCTTCCTCGAGGGCTTTGACCTCGGCGTGGGGATGCTGATGAAGATCTTCGCCCGGAACAACCCCGAACGCCGTGTCCTGCTGAACACCGTCGGCCCAGTCTGGGACGGCAACGAGGTCTGGCTGCTGACCGCCGGCGGCGCCACATTTGCGGCGTTCCCGCTCTGGTACGCCTCCCTGTTCTCAGCCCTCTACCTGCCCCTGCTGGTGGTCCTCGTGGCCCTGATCTTCCGCGCCGTGGCCTTCGAGTACCGCGGCAAAGTGGACACGGACCGCTGGCGCGCCCGGTGGGACTGGGCCATCGCGCTCGGTTCCTTTTTCGCCGCCTTCGGCGTCGGAGCCGCTCTTGCCCTGACCACCACCGGCCTGCCCCTCAATGCCAACGGCGACCGCGAAGGCGGCCCCTTTGCCTGGTTCAGCGGTTACGCCGTATTGGGCGGCGTGGCCGTGGTGGGCTTCTCGCTGGTCCACGCGCTGGCCTTCCTTGCATTGAAGACCGACGGCGAAGTGCGGCACCGTGCCCGCGCCTGGTTCGTGCGCCTGCTTCCGGTGCTGATCCTTCCCATCGCGGCCTGGGCGCTCAGCATCCAGTTCCTGGACGGCAAACCCTGGACCTGGGCCCTCGTGGTGCTCGCCGTGGCTGCCGCCGCCACCGCCTGGCTGCTGGCCCGCGCCGGCGCCGAAGGCAAGGCGTTCCTGGCGCTCGGCGCCTTCCTGGTGCTTGGCACGGCCTCCATCTTCGGCGCAGTGTTCCCCGTGGTGCTGCCCTCCACCCTGGACACCGCCTTTGACCTGACCATCTCCAACGCCTCGTCCTCGGACTACACCCTGGGGCTCATGACCGTCGTGGCCGCATTCGGACTTCCGCTGGTGATCGCGTACCAGGCATGGACCTACTGGGTGTTCCGCCGCCGGGTCAGCACCGATTCAATTCCGGAAGCCCACAGCTTCCTGCCTGCCATCGCCGCCAAGGCGTTCACCACCAAGGCCTGA